GAATCTGTCGCTGCGCGCCTGTAGCCCCGACAATCGCCGCATCCTTTACGGCATGAACCTTCCTATGCTCATTAAACTAGCCAAAAGCCGTGGCCGCACTGTGCCCGACGCTGTTGACGCAGCACTCTCGGCTGGTCGAAAATATATCAATAGTCATCAAGTTAACTCGGATCGTTAATGCCCTCTCGCCGTTTGCAGATTATGAATATCAAGGGCCTTCACGCCCGTGCCTCAGCCAAACTGGTCGAAGTCGTCGAAGCGCATGACGCATCCTGTACTGTCAGCAAGGACGGCGACAGTGCCTCCGGTGACAGCATCATGGGTCTGCTGATGCTTGGCGCTGCGATCGGCTCTCACATCGAGGTCGAAACTTCGGGTCCGCAGGCCGACGAGTTGATGGAAGCGATCGATGCATTGGTGGCCGACAAGTTCGGTGAAGGAAATTGAACCGTGGTCGACACCATGGACTCCTCGCCTAAGCGCAACCCGTCCGGCAACGAACCTGTCTATGACCGCCGCAGCCTGACGTACTCGAATACCTTTGAAAATCCGGTAAAGCGGAACGTCATTCGCGGGATCGAATGGCTGACTGGGAAATATTCGATCATCCGGCGTATCCGCAATTTCGAAAAGCTCGGGAATCCGAAAGGGC
Above is a window of Marivivens aquimaris DNA encoding:
- a CDS encoding HPr family phosphocarrier protein yields the protein MPSRRLQIMNIKGLHARASAKLVEVVEAHDASCTVSKDGDSASGDSIMGLLMLGAAIGSHIEVETSGPQADELMEAIDALVADKFGEGN